The stretch of DNA AAATCATTGTGCTGGGGTTGGCGCAGGCTCACTACCGTAGTACCCGCAACCAGGTCGCCGAGGCGCTGCCCGCGGCCGTTGATAAGGGCTGCCAGCAGGGCCACGGTGCCTGCGGTAATCTGAATTTCAAACAGCCCAATCAGCCAGCGCAGCAGGTAGTCGCCGAGGCTGGGGCGGGTACCATCCAGGCGCGTGACCTTAATGCGCCGCACCTGCTTCCCCAGGCTTTGCCCGTTGAAGAACACCTCACAAACCGGATGGTACACCAACGTGGGAGCTAATACCAGCACGTAGAATAACGAGCTTTTTAGCGTACCATAACTCAGTGCTTTGTCAAGCAGAAAACCTACCCCCAGGGTCCAGAGGCCCATCACCAACCAATCAATCAGCTGGGCTACTATCCGGTCGCCCACGCTGGCGGTGTCGTACTCCACCACTACATTTTGGGCGGTTTGAATGCGAATGGTACTCATGTAAAAAGAAAAAAAACCAGCCCGATGGGTGCCAGCCCGAAACCTGTATATTTGAACACTGCCCTTGTGGGCAATGGTATTATTAGCTGTTTTATTGGCGGCACCACTTATGCGCGAAGCCGTATTTCTACGCCAGAACCAGGAGCGCTGGCACCACTATGAAACCCAGCCGCCTACCGGACCCGATGACCTGGCCCAGCGGTTTATTGAGCTGACCGACGACCTGTCGTATGCCCGAACATTTTATCCGAACTCAACTACCACCGCTTACCTCAATGGGCTGGCAAGCAAGCTACACCAGGCCCTGTACAAAAACAAAACCGAGGATGCCAGCCGGTTCGGTCGGTTTTGGCGCCTGGAGCTGCCCCTGTTGGTGGTGCGCCACCGGGGCGCGCTGCTAGGTACCTTGGTGTTCTTCCTGTTGTGCACCGCCATCGGGGCTCTCTCCGCCGCCCTCGATGACACCTTCGTGCGCGTGGTGCTGGGTGATGGGTACGTAAACCAAACGCTGGCCAATATTCAGAAAGGCGACCCTATGGCCGTTTACAAGGGCTCTGATGAAACCCTGATGTTTCTACAGATTACCCTCAACAACGTGAAGGTGTC from Hymenobacter taeanensis encodes:
- a CDS encoding RDD family protein, with the translated sequence MSTIRIQTAQNVVVEYDTASVGDRIVAQLIDWLVMGLWTLGVGFLLDKALSYGTLKSSLFYVLVLAPTLVYHPVCEVFFNGQSLGKQVRRIKVTRLDGTRPSLGDYLLRWLIGLFEIQITAGTVALLAALINGRGQRLGDLVAGTTVVSLRQPQHNDFELTLVPPGYQIIFPQVAVLTDHDMALIRRLYQQAVARHNYTLLNDVANKVKTLTGIQTALHDEPFLRTILRDHAAFLQEETAR
- a CDS encoding stage II sporulation protein M; translation: MREAVFLRQNQERWHHYETQPPTGPDDLAQRFIELTDDLSYARTFYPNSTTTAYLNGLASKLHQALYKNKTEDASRFGRFWRLELPLLVVRHRGALLGTLVFFLLCTAIGALSAALDDTFVRVVLGDGYVNQTLANIQKGDPMAVYKGSDETLMFLQITLNNVKVSLYAFAGGITGGLLTGYMLFHNGVMLGSFQYFFHQKGVLLPSVLTIWIHGTLEISAIILAGGAGLIMARSLLFPGTYSRRDALRLGARDGMKLVMGLVPIFIVAGFLEGFVTRHTEMPMWASLTIIGTSAAFILGYFVVYPWWLYRRGVHLPEPTAF